From a region of the Methanolobus tindarius DSM 2278 genome:
- a CDS encoding ABC transporter ATP-binding protein, producing MTEQQKTTEKSSETIPESLVEMKNIVVRKNDRLILDSLCFNIKKGENIALIGPNGSGKSSIIKTIIGDYRPIADTKGMVFRIMEKDRWVISDLKNLMGIVSGDLQLDYTRDISVVEVVLSGFFSSIGIYPNMKIEPYMLKRTADIIDFLEIRHLASKSMSHLSTGEARRVLIGRALVHDPMILVLDEPTNSLDLKSKHVFRETVSKVAAAGKSIILVTHDLEDIVPEINRAVLLKDGRIFADGDIEDILTAEKLTELFGIPVEVGKDKGYYHAWC from the coding sequence ATGACAGAGCAACAAAAAACCACAGAGAAAAGTAGCGAAACTATACCTGAATCTCTTGTTGAGATGAAAAATATAGTTGTCAGAAAAAATGACAGACTTATCCTTGATTCCTTATGTTTCAACATTAAGAAAGGTGAAAATATCGCACTCATCGGACCGAATGGTTCCGGCAAGTCATCTATCATTAAAACTATTATCGGAGACTATCGCCCAATTGCAGATACTAAAGGCATGGTTTTCAGGATAATGGAAAAGGACAGATGGGTAATCTCTGACCTGAAAAATCTCATGGGAATTGTATCAGGAGACCTTCAACTTGACTATACAAGAGACATTTCAGTGGTTGAAGTAGTCCTTTCAGGTTTTTTCAGCAGCATTGGCATCTATCCTAACATGAAAATTGAACCTTACATGCTGAAAAGAACAGCAGACATCATTGATTTCCTTGAGATAAGACACCTTGCCAGCAAGAGCATGTCCCACCTTTCAACCGGTGAAGCAAGGAGAGTTCTCATCGGAAGGGCACTTGTCCACGACCCTATGATACTTGTTCTGGATGAACCAACAAACAGCCTTGACCTGAAAAGCAAGCATGTGTTCAGGGAAACTGTGAGCAAGGTTGCAGCTGCTGGAAAGAGCATAATCCTTGTAACCCACGACCTTGAGGATATTGTTCCTGAAATAAACCGTGCGGTTCTCCTGAAGGACGGCAGGATATTTGCAGACGGAGATATTGAGGATATTCTTACTGCTGAGAAACTGACGGAGTTATTCGGAATTCCGGTTGAGGTTGGTAAGGATAAGGGATATTATCATGCATGGTGCTGA